One genomic window of Deinococcus carri includes the following:
- a CDS encoding DEAD/DEAH box helicase codes for MLPARSPYARLEGFLRDILGGGAALLHEDEAAPARTLRAADLGWSEAVRRGFGFPEVFSHQAETYRLMRDGRHVIVTTPTASGKTGAFFPAVFERLERDPQATALFVYPLVALGQDQRDKLSAFRERGEFGWDIGAFQGGAQPGEVFRENVRMVTATPDKLHWSLTQPRVREFLRRLSFIVLDEAHTYRGGFGSEVAGMLRRLLDLARALGANPQVVLSTATIGNPAEFARELVGVDAVEVSESGAARHGKRYYLADHRGQPRRFWDAVVSASIQRNLKVLAFFRGRSRAARLYSTYRAQPLYRSHVHLYMAGTSDREGRLTEFRRASSGVMFATNALEAGVDIGDLEVVIIDGYPGSRMAFRQMAGRAGRVAPGLVLYLPALNEQGVPQPVDAFYSNAGNFRELVTGPIEKAVVEAENPYLSPRHRARANEEFKAAGLPAEVGPGPKYWNLRGEGSAKFAVIEESDWVQKGHRAFDAPLESPSQHYALTEKHEGAVFTLDGQGYKVTRWEEHPAGTAILVEKFDAANLFTRGLYSIEVSPVKMGEWVRRGPLAYRHGEVVIRRRYTGFMMMRQVFERVCTGCDREPDPTERVCRSCGGRIQDRMQDHKLSEHLYDDPLELPPFRTSALEVGVDARATEQPTAVAHTLKHLLQKLTPERVACDENDLAGAFRSDRDNYFFLYDDWLGGLGVSRRAFENMDDLLRRALDLTAKTCCKEPHGCYECIAVSRCYAPFLASGERRPTDKPATRAFLEALLGVQIAPQPEPDAVTLPEVPALPASWPLQARELLDLHGLSLPEVSARLGIPSRELQRAVSTTEPLRLRHAKFGEGVFLQGFGQGDRREVLAYFPGVGQKRLLLKFAGLTVIEKAGAAAAPGG; via the coding sequence GTGTTGCCCGCCCGCTCCCCCTATGCCCGGCTGGAGGGGTTCCTGCGCGACATCCTGGGCGGCGGCGCGGCCCTCCTCCACGAGGACGAGGCGGCCCCCGCCCGCACCCTCAGGGCGGCGGACCTGGGCTGGTCGGAGGCGGTGCGGCGCGGCTTCGGCTTCCCGGAGGTCTTCAGCCACCAGGCCGAGACGTACCGCCTGATGCGGGATGGTCGGCATGTCATCGTAACCACGCCGACGGCGAGCGGCAAGACGGGGGCCTTTTTTCCTGCCGTCTTTGAGCGGCTGGAACGCGACCCACAGGCCACCGCCCTCTTCGTCTATCCCCTGGTGGCCCTGGGCCAGGACCAGCGCGACAAATTGAGCGCCTTCCGCGAGCGTGGGGAGTTTGGCTGGGACATCGGGGCCTTTCAGGGGGGGGCGCAACCCGGCGAGGTCTTCCGCGAGAACGTGCGGATGGTGACGGCCACGCCCGACAAGCTGCACTGGTCGCTGACCCAGCCGCGCGTGCGCGAATTCCTGCGTCGCCTCTCCTTCATCGTGCTGGACGAGGCGCACACCTACCGGGGCGGCTTCGGCAGCGAGGTGGCGGGGATGCTGCGGCGGCTCCTCGACCTTGCGCGGGCGCTGGGCGCAAATCCCCAGGTGGTGCTGTCCACCGCCACCATCGGCAACCCCGCCGAGTTCGCGCGGGAACTGGTGGGCGTGGATGCGGTGGAGGTCAGCGAATCCGGCGCGGCCCGGCACGGCAAGCGCTATTACCTCGCGGACCACCGGGGGCAGCCGCGCCGCTTCTGGGACGCGGTGGTGAGTGCCAGCATCCAGCGCAACCTTAAGGTTCTGGCCTTTTTCCGGGGTCGTTCGCGCGCCGCCCGGCTGTACTCGACCTACCGCGCGCAGCCCCTTTACCGCAGCCACGTCCACCTCTACATGGCGGGCACCTCCGACCGCGAGGGCCGCCTAACCGAGTTCCGCCGCGCCAGCAGCGGCGTGATGTTCGCCACCAACGCGCTGGAGGCCGGGGTGGACATCGGGGACCTGGAAGTGGTCATCATCGACGGCTATCCCGGCTCGCGGATGGCCTTTCGGCAGATGGCGGGCCGCGCCGGCCGGGTCGCGCCGGGCCTGGTGCTGTACCTCCCCGCGCTGAACGAACAGGGCGTGCCGCAGCCGGTGGACGCCTTCTACTCCAACGCCGGGAACTTCCGCGAACTCGTCACCGGCCCGATTGAAAAGGCCGTCGTGGAGGCCGAGAATCCCTACCTCTCCCCCCGCCACCGCGCCCGCGCGAACGAGGAGTTCAAGGCGGCGGGCCTCCCCGCCGAGGTTGGCCCCGGCCCCAAATATTGGAACCTGCGCGGCGAGGGCAGCGCCAAGTTCGCGGTGATTGAGGAAAGTGACTGGGTGCAGAAGGGCCACCGCGCCTTCGACGCGCCGCTCGAATCCCCCAGCCAGCACTACGCGCTCACCGAGAAGCACGAGGGGGCGGTCTTCACACTGGACGGGCAGGGCTACAAGGTGACGCGCTGGGAGGAACATCCGGCGGGGACCGCGATTCTGGTGGAAAAGTTCGACGCCGCCAACCTCTTCACGCGCGGCCTGTATTCCATCGAGGTCAGCCCGGTGAAGATGGGCGAATGGGTGCGACGCGGCCCCCTGGCCTACCGCCACGGCGAGGTGGTCATTCGCCGCCGCTACACCGGCTTCATGATGATGCGTCAGGTCTTCGAGCGCGTCTGCACCGGCTGCGACCGCGAGCCGGACCCCACCGAGCGGGTCTGCCGGAGCTGCGGGGGCCGCATTCAGGACAGGATGCAGGACCACAAGCTCTCCGAGCATCTCTACGATGACCCGCTCGAACTCCCGCCCTTCCGCACCTCGGCCCTGGAAGTCGGCGTGGACGCCCGCGCCACCGAGCAGCCCACCGCCGTCGCGCACACCCTCAAGCACCTCCTCCAGAAGCTCACCCCCGAGCGGGTGGCCTGCGACGAGAACGATCTGGCAGGCGCTTTCCGCTCCGACCGCGACAACTACTTCTTCCTTTACGACGACTGGCTGGGCGGCCTGGGCGTTAGCCGCCGTGCCTTCGAGAACATGGACGACCTGCTGCGCCGCGCGCTGGACCTGACGGCCAAGACGTGTTGCAAGGAACCGCACGGCTGCTACGAGTGCATCGCGGTGAGCCGCTGCTACGCGCCTTTCCTCGCCAGCGGCGAGCGGCGGCCCACCGACAAGCCCGCCACCCGCGCCTTTCTGGAGGCCCTGCTGGGCGTGCAAATCGCGCCGCAGCCCGAGCCGGACGCCGTCACGCTGCCCGAAGTGCCCGCCCTCCCCGCGTCCTGGCCCCTTCAGGCGCGGGAACTGCTCGACCTGCACGGCCTCTCGCTTCCCGAGGTCAGCGCCCGCCTGGGCATTCCCAGCCGCGAGCTTCAGCGAGCGGTCAGCACCACCGAGCCTCTGCGACTCCGCCACGCCAAGTTCGGGGAGGGGGTGTTTCTCCAGGGCTTCGGCCAGGGGGACCGCCGCGAGGTGCTGGCGTATTTTCCGGGGGTGGGGCAGAAGCGCCTGCTCCTCAAGTTCGCCGGATTGACGGTCATCGAGAAGGCCGGGGCAGCAGCGGCCCCCGGCGGTTGA
- a CDS encoding DUF4384 domain-containing protein has protein sequence MKKPAILFALTASLLAPLAAPALAAPVISAQSIIVNPVQTSLQARVWVDRDASGSRTPNYRIGDRIRVSVSVNENAYVYLFYVDPDGSVDQILPNRLGGSNYVRKGEVRTFPSPRDNFVFNVGGNPGLNKVLVVASRRPLDLSELSSFRSGQPFAQVNAKGSQQLAQALSIVVNPVEQPVPQQDWVSDTAFFNATY, from the coding sequence ATGAAGAAGCCCGCCATCCTGTTCGCCCTGACCGCTTCCCTGCTTGCGCCTCTCGCCGCCCCCGCCCTGGCCGCCCCCGTCATCAGCGCCCAGAGCATCATCGTGAACCCCGTCCAGACCAGCCTCCAGGCGCGCGTCTGGGTGGACCGTGACGCCAGTGGCTCGCGCACGCCGAACTACCGCATCGGCGACCGCATCCGCGTCTCGGTCAGCGTGAACGAGAACGCCTACGTCTACCTCTTCTACGTGGACCCCGACGGCAGCGTGGACCAGATTCTCCCCAACCGGCTGGGCGGCAGCAACTACGTCCGCAAGGGCGAGGTGCGCACCTTCCCCTCCCCGCGCGACAACTTCGTGTTCAACGTGGGCGGCAACCCCGGCCTGAACAAGGTGCTGGTCGTCGCCAGCCGCCGCCCGCTCGACCTCTCCGAACTCAGCTCCTTCCGCAGCGGCCAGCCGTTCGCGCAGGTGAACGCCAAGGGCAGCCAGCAGCTCGCCCAGGCCCTCAGCATCGTGGTGAACCCGGTCGAGCAGCCCGTCCCGCAGCAGGACTGGGTCAGCGACACGGCCTTCTTCAACGCCACCTACTGA
- a CDS encoding acyl-CoA acyltransferase: MRALEDVQVQAWGYADREVLPATMFRIGAHTGAIVLGAYPAQGDAAALPFGLAYGFPALQGGQVWHHSHLLAVGPGWRGSGAAVALKLAQRERALAQGLTRMTWTFDPLVARNARLNLGKLGARAVSYHPDWYALGEDRETAFPADRLVVEWDLTRPHAERPAPPAQGERALEAAGDLPGPSRLNLSGERVLAEVPTQADRLPEAARLAWRLALREVLGAYLARGYAVTDLAREGERAFYVLTR; the protein is encoded by the coding sequence ATGCGCGCGCTGGAGGACGTGCAGGTGCAGGCCTGGGGCTACGCCGACCGCGAGGTGCTGCCCGCGACCATGTTCCGCATCGGGGCACACACGGGCGCGATTGTGCTCGGCGCATATCCGGCCCAGGGAGACGCCGCTGCTCTCCCCTTCGGCCTGGCCTACGGGTTTCCGGCGCTGCAAGGCGGACAGGTCTGGCACCATTCGCACCTGCTGGCGGTGGGGCCGGGCTGGCGCGGAAGCGGGGCCGCCGTCGCCCTGAAGCTGGCGCAGCGGGAGCGGGCCTTGGCGCAGGGCCTGACCCGCATGACCTGGACCTTCGACCCCCTGGTGGCGCGCAACGCCCGGCTGAACCTGGGCAAGCTGGGGGCGCGGGCCGTGAGCTACCACCCCGACTGGTACGCACTGGGGGAGGATCGCGAGACGGCCTTTCCCGCCGACCGCCTGGTGGTGGAATGGGACCTGACGCGGCCACACGCCGAACGACCCGCCCCCCCTGCCCAGGGCGAGCGGGCGCTGGAGGCGGCGGGGGACCTGCCCGGCCCTTCCCGACTGAACCTGAGCGGGGAGCGGGTATTGGCCGAGGTGCCGACACAGGCCGACCGCCTGCCCGAAGCGGCCCGGCTGGCCTGGCGGCTGGCGTTACGGGAGGTGCTGGGCGCGTACCTGGCACGGGGCTACGCCGTGACCGACCTCGCGCGGGAAGGCGAGCGGGCCTTTTACGTGCTGACGCGGTAG
- the menC gene encoding o-succinylbenzoate synthase encodes MFRVEAAEILLVRLPLKFRFETSFGVQTEKLVPLLVLHGDGVQGVSEGTMEAAPMYREETIAGALSLLREVFLPRVLGRTFANPEALEAALGGFRGNRMARAMVEMAAWDLWARTLGVPLGTLLGGHKREVEVGVSLGIQPDEAATVDVVRRHVEQGYRRIKLKIKPGWDVGPVRAVREAFPDIRLTVDANSAYTLADSGRLAALDAYDLTYIEQPLAWDDLVDHAELQRRLRTPLCLDESVASAQDARKGLALGAGRVINIKVARVGGHAEARRVHDVAQAFGAPVWCGGMLESGVGRAHNIHLSTLPDFTLPGDTSSASRYWETDVVNEALEATDGLMPVPQGPGIGVTLNRDFIAGRAELDEEYRA; translated from the coding sequence ATGTTCCGAGTTGAGGCTGCTGAAATCCTGCTGGTGCGCCTGCCGCTGAAGTTCCGCTTCGAGACGAGTTTCGGGGTGCAGACCGAGAAGCTGGTGCCGCTGCTGGTGCTGCACGGGGACGGCGTGCAGGGGGTCAGCGAGGGCACGATGGAGGCCGCGCCGATGTACCGCGAGGAAACCATCGCCGGGGCGCTGAGCCTGCTGCGTGAGGTGTTTTTGCCGCGCGTGCTGGGACGCACCTTTGCCAACCCCGAGGCGCTGGAGGCGGCCCTCGGCGGCTTTCGGGGCAACCGCATGGCGCGGGCGATGGTGGAGATGGCGGCGTGGGACCTGTGGGCGCGGACGCTGGGCGTGCCGCTGGGCACCCTGCTGGGCGGCCACAAGCGCGAGGTGGAGGTCGGCGTGAGCCTGGGCATCCAGCCCGACGAGGCCGCGACGGTGGACGTGGTGCGGCGGCACGTGGAACAGGGCTACCGCCGTATCAAACTGAAGATCAAGCCGGGCTGGGACGTAGGGCCGGTGCGGGCCGTGCGCGAGGCCTTTCCCGACATCCGCCTCACTGTGGACGCGAACAGCGCCTATACCCTGGCGGATTCGGGACGGCTGGCGGCGCTGGACGCCTATGACCTGACGTATATCGAGCAGCCGCTGGCGTGGGACGATCTGGTGGACCACGCCGAACTGCAACGCCGCCTGCGCACGCCGCTGTGCCTGGACGAGAGCGTGGCCAGCGCGCAGGACGCCCGCAAGGGCCTCGCGCTGGGGGCGGGCCGGGTTATCAATATCAAGGTGGCGCGCGTCGGGGGGCACGCGGAGGCGCGGCGGGTGCACGACGTGGCCCAGGCGTTCGGTGCCCCGGTCTGGTGCGGCGGAATGCTGGAAAGCGGCGTAGGCCGGGCGCACAACATCCACCTCTCGACCCTGCCGGACTTCACGCTGCCGGGCGACACCAGCAGCGCCAGCCGCTACTGGGAGACGGACGTGGTGAACGAAGCCCTGGAAGCGACAGATGGTTTGATGCCGGTGCCGCAGGGGCCGGGCATCGGCGTGACGCTGAACCGGGACTTTATCGCGGGGCGGGCGGAACTGGACGAGGAGTACCGGGCTTGA